In one Komagataeibacter sp. FNDCR2 genomic region, the following are encoded:
- the rdgB gene encoding RdgB/HAM1 family non-canonical purine NTP pyrophosphatase, whose protein sequence is MNTPTNRLSRGDTLVLATHNRGKIAEFAALLAGYGIRVVSAGELSLPEPEETADSFTGNAALKALAAARAANLPALADDSGFCVAALGGAPGIFSARWAGPEKDYPDAMRRIHDRMADNPDRSAWFISVLCLAWPDGRTESFEGRIDGHVIWPPQGENGHGYDPIFAPGTGTRSFADMSDAEKNTISHRALAFALFRERCLPAAN, encoded by the coding sequence ATGAACACCCCCACCAACCGCCTGAGCCGTGGGGACACGCTGGTCCTCGCCACCCATAACCGGGGCAAGATTGCCGAATTCGCGGCCCTGCTGGCCGGGTATGGCATCCGTGTCGTATCGGCCGGTGAACTGTCCCTGCCCGAGCCGGAGGAAACGGCGGACAGCTTCACCGGCAATGCAGCACTCAAGGCGCTGGCGGCGGCACGGGCGGCCAACCTGCCCGCGCTGGCTGATGATTCGGGCTTCTGCGTCGCCGCGCTGGGGGGCGCGCCGGGCATTTTCTCGGCCCGCTGGGCAGGGCCGGAAAAGGATTATCCCGACGCCATGCGCCGTATCCATGACCGCATGGCAGACAATCCCGACCGCAGCGCCTGGTTTATCTCCGTCCTGTGCCTGGCCTGGCCCGATGGCCGCACCGAAAGCTTCGAGGGACGGATTGACGGGCATGTCATCTGGCCGCCACAGGGTGAAAACGGTCACGGTTATGACCCGATCTTCGCCCCCGGCACCGGCACGCGCAGCTTTGCCGATATGAGTGATGCGGAAAAGAACACCATAAGCCACCGCGCGCTGGCGTTCGCCCTGTTCCGGGAGCGCTGCCTGCCCGCCGCGAACTGA
- the infB gene encoding translation initiation factor IF-2 — MSEGNDQDQGKGRLSLRPAGRREVGRTVDAGSVRQSFSHGRSKVVQVEVRKKRGAGAAGSGSGPAGGRAGGRGGRALTAAELATRQRVLDEQRQAAIQREKDLREQEKITILSAAEEARRQEEENARRAEEEARAQADAAAAEEARKRESRSAETAEAAEPAEPAGPVVSSVPIPGEVTLAPPMQRLRPLAERAIMPAQPVRPSRPAGGGAASARTAGAGAAAGAGETLRLRPGRAEGGEEERRPSRRPGSATPSRRPSGGAKKNNDSRRAGRIDVQAAIEGDDDKTRSLASVRRQRERERRQAELERLRSDQVRVVRDVVLPETITVQELANRMAARQGEVIKALMKMGVMATVTQSLDADTAELIVQEFGHRVRRVADSDVEIGIEGIEDRAEDLKTRPPVVTVMGHVDHGKTSLLDALRTTDVATGEAGGITQHIGAYQVTLASGARITFIDTPGHEAFTAMRARGASVTDVVVLVVAADDGVMPQTIEAIKHAKAADAPIIVAINKCDKPGANPDRVRQELLNHEIVVESMGGDTQDVEVSALKRTGLDKLEEAILLQAEILDLKANPDRVAEGSVIESRLDRGRGPVATVLVQKGTLRRTDIVVAGAEWGRVRAMIDDRNRQLSEAGPSMPVEILGITGVPGAGEPFVVVENENRAREISEFRQRVIKDRMAAGQTAARGTLDQMLARIQAGAQKEVAVLIKADVQGSAEALEATVQKLEHEEVKIRVLNATVGQITESDVQLAKASGAIVIAFNVRATAQARELAQREGVDIRYYSIIYQVADDVEQLVRGKIAPKHREKFLGYAEIRKVFEITKVGKVAGCYVTEGVVKRGCGVRLLRDNVVIHEGDLSQLKRFKDDVKEVARGYECGLSFAGYNDLREGDVVECYEMELVPA, encoded by the coding sequence ATGAGCGAAGGCAACGATCAGGATCAGGGTAAGGGACGCTTGTCCCTGCGGCCGGCGGGCCGGAGGGAAGTCGGACGGACGGTGGATGCCGGTTCCGTGCGGCAGAGCTTCAGCCATGGTCGTTCAAAGGTGGTTCAGGTCGAGGTGCGCAAGAAGCGCGGGGCCGGGGCTGCGGGTAGCGGATCGGGGCCGGCTGGCGGCCGCGCCGGTGGGCGGGGCGGTCGTGCCCTGACGGCGGCCGAACTCGCGACCCGTCAGCGTGTGCTGGACGAGCAGCGGCAGGCGGCCATCCAGCGGGAAAAGGATCTGCGCGAGCAGGAGAAGATCACGATCCTCTCCGCCGCGGAAGAAGCCCGCAGGCAGGAAGAGGAAAATGCCCGCCGCGCCGAGGAAGAGGCCCGCGCACAGGCGGATGCCGCCGCGGCCGAGGAAGCCCGCAAGCGGGAATCCCGCAGCGCGGAGACGGCGGAGGCCGCCGAGCCGGCCGAGCCTGCTGGCCCGGTTGTCTCGTCCGTGCCGATTCCCGGTGAGGTGACGCTCGCGCCGCCGATGCAGCGCCTGCGTCCGCTGGCCGAGCGGGCGATCATGCCCGCCCAGCCCGTGCGTCCGTCACGTCCGGCAGGTGGTGGCGCGGCATCCGCGCGCACGGCCGGAGCCGGTGCGGCCGCCGGTGCGGGCGAGACCCTGCGCCTGCGTCCGGGCCGCGCGGAAGGGGGCGAGGAAGAACGCCGCCCCAGCCGCCGCCCCGGTAGCGCCACGCCCAGCCGCCGCCCGTCGGGTGGCGCGAAGAAGAACAATGACAGCCGCCGCGCGGGTCGTATCGACGTGCAGGCCGCGATCGAGGGGGATGACGACAAGACGCGTTCGCTCGCCTCGGTCCGTCGCCAGCGTGAACGTGAGCGCCGTCAGGCCGAACTCGAACGCCTGCGTTCCGATCAGGTCCGCGTGGTGCGCGACGTTGTCCTGCCCGAGACCATTACGGTGCAGGAACTCGCGAACCGCATGGCCGCCCGTCAGGGTGAAGTCATCAAGGCGCTGATGAAGATGGGCGTCATGGCGACGGTCACGCAGTCGCTTGACGCGGATACGGCTGAACTCATCGTGCAGGAATTCGGCCATCGCGTACGCCGTGTGGCGGATAGCGATGTCGAGATCGGGATCGAGGGGATCGAGGACCGGGCGGAAGACCTCAAGACCCGTCCGCCGGTCGTGACGGTCATGGGTCATGTCGATCACGGCAAGACCTCGCTGCTCGACGCGCTGCGCACCACCGATGTCGCCACTGGCGAGGCCGGGGGCATCACCCAGCATATCGGCGCGTATCAGGTCACCCTCGCCTCCGGGGCGCGGATCACCTTCATCGACACGCCGGGCCATGAAGCCTTTACGGCCATGCGTGCCCGTGGCGCGTCGGTCACGGATGTGGTCGTGCTGGTAGTGGCGGCGGATGATGGCGTCATGCCGCAGACGATTGAGGCCATCAAGCACGCCAAGGCGGCGGATGCGCCGATCATCGTGGCCATCAACAAGTGCGACAAGCCGGGCGCCAATCCCGACCGCGTGCGCCAGGAACTGCTGAACCACGAGATCGTGGTGGAAAGCATGGGTGGCGACACGCAGGATGTCGAGGTCTCGGCGCTCAAGCGGACCGGCCTGGACAAGCTTGAGGAAGCGATCCTGCTTCAGGCGGAAATCCTTGACCTGAAGGCCAATCCCGACCGGGTGGCCGAAGGTTCGGTGATCGAAAGCCGCCTGGACCGTGGGCGTGGTCCGGTTGCGACCGTTCTGGTCCAGAAGGGCACCCTGCGCCGGACGGATATTGTGGTGGCGGGGGCCGAATGGGGCCGCGTGCGCGCCATGATTGATGACCGTAACCGCCAGTTGTCCGAGGCTGGTCCGTCCATGCCGGTCGAAATCCTGGGTATTACCGGGGTTCCGGGTGCGGGCGAGCCGTTCGTGGTGGTGGAAAACGAGAATCGCGCTCGCGAAATCTCCGAGTTCCGCCAGCGCGTGATCAAGGATCGCATGGCCGCTGGCCAGACTGCCGCGCGCGGCACGCTGGACCAGATGCTGGCGCGTATCCAGGCTGGTGCGCAGAAGGAAGTCGCCGTCCTGATCAAGGCGGATGTGCAGGGTTCGGCCGAGGCGCTTGAAGCCACGGTGCAGAAGCTGGAGCATGAGGAAGTCAAGATCCGCGTGCTCAACGCCACCGTTGGCCAGATCACGGAAAGCGATGTGCAGCTTGCCAAGGCATCGGGTGCGATCGTCATCGCCTTCAATGTCCGCGCCACGGCGCAGGCCCGCGAACTGGCACAGCGTGAAGGCGTGGATATCCGCTACTATTCCATCATCTATCAGGTGGCGGATGACGTGGAGCAGCTGGTGCGCGGCAAGATCGCGCCCAAGCATCGCGAGAAGTTCCTTGGTTACGCCGAAATCCGCAAGGTTTTCGAAATTACCAAGGTGGGCAAGGTCGCCGGTTGCTACGTGACCGAAGGCGTGGTCAAGCGTGGCTGTGGCGTGCGCCTGCTGCGTGACAACGTCGTGATCCATGAGGGCGATCTGAGCCAGCTCAAGCGCTTCAAGGATGACGTGAAGGAAGTGGCGCGCGGTTACGAGTGCGGCCTGTCCTTCGCAGGGTATAACGACCTGCGCGAAGGCGATGTGGTTGAGTGTTATGAAATGGAACTCGTCCCGGCATGA
- a CDS encoding MlaD family protein, translating to MAERQTTVGAFVLGGALLGVTAIALFGKFHPFSPTSQAVVVFDGPVNGLGVGAPVTFNGVQVGHVERITVQFDPATHQAYIPVTLELEANRAHMAGDHGKDLNARELPKLVENGLRAELHMQSFVTGQEEIDLTFDPGVPARLHPGLSALTEIPARESEMQKLTDALTALPLKNIANNADSMLVSIRTLADRLDKDLPPLLDSVHSTSDHTRVTVDTATDAIRDLDHRLDTTLTSINHLADTGTAQLDARGGELHTLLVNSNETVTEARGALAGLHDITAPSSADRSNIDSSLRDLAAAAAALRGFATDVERNPQLLLMGRRN from the coding sequence ATGGCTGAACGGCAGACCACGGTCGGTGCATTTGTGTTGGGTGGGGCCCTCCTTGGTGTGACGGCCATTGCGCTGTTTGGAAAATTTCATCCCTTCTCTCCCACCAGTCAGGCCGTTGTCGTGTTCGATGGTCCGGTCAACGGGCTGGGTGTGGGGGCGCCGGTTACATTCAACGGCGTACAGGTCGGGCATGTGGAACGCATTACCGTCCAGTTCGATCCCGCCACCCATCAGGCCTATATTCCCGTCACGCTGGAGCTTGAGGCCAACCGCGCCCATATGGCGGGCGATCACGGCAAGGACCTGAACGCCAGGGAACTGCCCAAGCTGGTTGAAAACGGCCTGCGCGCGGAACTGCATATGCAGAGCTTCGTCACGGGACAGGAAGAAATCGACCTGACCTTCGACCCCGGCGTGCCCGCGCGCCTGCATCCCGGCCTGAGCGCGCTGACCGAAATCCCGGCCCGGGAATCGGAAATGCAGAAGCTGACCGATGCCCTGACGGCGCTTCCGCTCAAGAACATCGCCAACAACGCGGACAGCATGCTGGTCAGCATCCGCACCCTGGCCGACAGGCTGGACAAGGATCTGCCACCGCTGCTGGATAGCGTGCATTCCACATCCGACCACACGCGGGTGACGGTGGACACCGCGACCGATGCGATCCGGGATCTTGACCATCGTCTGGATACGACCCTGACCTCCATCAACCATCTGGCCGATACCGGCACGGCGCAGCTCGATGCACGCGGGGGTGAGCTGCATACCCTGCTGGTCAATTCGAACGAGACGGTGACCGAGGCCCGGGGCGCACTGGCCGGACTGCACGACATTACGGCGCCCAGTTCCGCCGACAGGTCCAATATCGATTCGTCGCTGCGCGATCTCGCCGCCGCCGCCGCCGCCCTGCGCGGTTTTGCCACCGATGTGGAACGCAACCCGCAACTGCTGCTGATGGGACGTCGCAACTGA
- the rbfA gene encoding 30S ribosome-binding factor RbfA, which yields MSESGPAGKLAGHGASGPSQRQLRVAEEVRRTLAEMFARIEFRDPELADVRITVTEVRISPDLKHATVFVARLGRSDVAELLPALKRVTPFLRTRLSHALRLRGVPDLHFQPDTALDYAMEVDNMLRQPEVKRDLDS from the coding sequence ATGAGCGAGAGTGGGCCGGCAGGGAAACTTGCCGGCCATGGCGCATCAGGTCCCTCGCAGCGCCAGTTGCGCGTAGCGGAAGAAGTACGCCGGACACTGGCGGAAATGTTCGCCCGCATCGAGTTCCGGGATCCGGAACTGGCCGATGTGCGCATTACGGTAACAGAGGTGCGGATTTCGCCCGACCTGAAGCATGCCACGGTATTCGTGGCGCGTCTGGGCCGGAGCGACGTGGCGGAACTCCTGCCCGCGCTCAAGCGCGTGACCCCGTTCCTGCGCACGCGCCTGTCCCATGCGCTCCGGCTGCGTGGTGTGCCCGACCTGCATTTCCAGCCCGATACGGCGCTGGATTATGCAATGGAGGTCGATAACATGCTGCGCCAGCCGGAAGTCAAACGCGATCTGGACTCCTGA
- a CDS encoding nitronate monooxygenase family protein, producing the protein MKPINAIRMGGTDILPLVEGGKGVSISTGISAGHWAAAGGAGTVSIVNADSYDAEGNVIPQEYHGRTRRERHEELVDYAIRGGIDQARIAHEIAGGRGRIHANILWEMGGAERVINGVLEGAPGLIQGLTCGAGMPYRLSEIAARFGIHYYPIVSSARAFNALWRRAYHKAADLLGAVVYEDPWRAGGHNGLSNTENPLAPEDPFPRVLALRKQMRAFGLDETPIIMAGGVWWLEEWQDWIDNPELGPIAFQFGTRPLLTRESPIPDSWKRRLLTLKKGDVFLNRFSPTGFYSSAVNNAFLGELRGRSERQIPFSPEELGAHTMALAIGARGRQVYVTPTDGQRARLWMGEGYTEAMRTPDNTLVFVTPEKAREILADQGACMGCLSECRFSNWSQRPPSYSNGHKADPRSYCIQKTLQAVAHAHGPDQDEVMDHNLMFGGTNAWRFATDPLYANGYVPSVSELVERIMTGR; encoded by the coding sequence ATGAAGCCGATCAATGCGATCCGAATGGGTGGGACGGATATTCTGCCCCTGGTCGAGGGGGGGAAGGGCGTCTCGATCTCAACCGGCATCTCCGCCGGGCACTGGGCCGCAGCCGGGGGGGCAGGCACGGTTTCGATCGTGAATGCCGATTCCTACGATGCCGAGGGCAACGTTATCCCGCAGGAATATCACGGCAGGACGCGGCGCGAACGGCACGAGGAACTGGTCGATTACGCCATTCGCGGCGGTATCGACCAGGCGCGCATCGCCCATGAGATCGCGGGCGGGCGGGGACGTATCCACGCCAATATCCTGTGGGAAATGGGTGGGGCGGAACGTGTCATCAACGGGGTGCTGGAAGGTGCGCCGGGGCTGATACAGGGCCTGACCTGCGGCGCGGGCATGCCGTACCGCCTGTCCGAAATCGCGGCGCGGTTTGGCATCCACTACTATCCCATCGTTTCCTCCGCGCGGGCGTTCAACGCCCTGTGGCGGCGGGCCTATCACAAGGCGGCGGACCTGCTGGGCGCGGTGGTGTACGAAGACCCCTGGCGCGCGGGTGGCCATAATGGCCTGTCCAATACCGAAAACCCGCTGGCGCCGGAGGACCCGTTCCCCCGCGTGCTGGCGCTGCGCAAGCAGATGCGGGCTTTCGGGCTGGATGAGACGCCCATCATCATGGCCGGTGGCGTGTGGTGGCTGGAGGAATGGCAGGACTGGATCGACAATCCCGAACTCGGGCCGATCGCTTTCCAGTTCGGCACCCGTCCGTTGCTGACGCGTGAAAGCCCCATTCCCGATTCCTGGAAGCGCCGCCTCCTGACGCTGAAGAAGGGGGATGTGTTCCTGAACCGCTTCTCGCCCACGGGTTTCTATTCCTCCGCCGTGAACAACGCCTTCCTTGGCGAACTGCGCGGGCGTTCGGAGCGGCAGATTCCCTTCTCGCCCGAGGAACTGGGCGCGCACACCATGGCGCTGGCCATCGGCGCGCGCGGGCGGCAGGTTTACGTCACCCCGACCGACGGGCAGCGCGCGCGGCTGTGGATGGGCGAAGGCTATACCGAGGCCATGCGCACGCCGGATAACACGCTGGTGTTCGTAACCCCGGAAAAGGCGCGTGAGATTCTGGCCGATCAGGGGGCCTGCATGGGCTGCCTGTCGGAATGCCGCTTTTCCAACTGGTCGCAGCGTCCCCCGTCCTATTCCAACGGGCACAAGGCGGATCCGCGTTCGTACTGCATCCAGAAAACACTCCAGGCGGTGGCGCATGCCCATGGCCCGGACCAGGATGAGGTCATGGACCATAACCTCATGTTCGGCGGCACCAATGCGTGGCGCTTCGCGACCGATCCGCTTTACGCCAATGGCTACGTGCCCAGCGTGAGCGAACTGGTGGAACGGATCATGACCGGGCGCTGA
- the rpsO gene encoding 30S ribosomal protein S15, with amino-acid sequence MSITAERRTALIGEYQTAATDTGSPEVQVALLTERIVNLTDHLKTHAKDFHSRRGLLMLVGRRRRLLDYVKRKDQSRYETLIKRLGLRR; translated from the coding sequence ATGTCGATTACTGCTGAACGCCGCACGGCGCTGATTGGCGAATACCAGACCGCCGCCACGGACACGGGCTCACCGGAAGTGCAGGTTGCCCTGCTGACCGAGCGGATCGTGAACCTGACCGATCACCTCAAGACCCACGCGAAGGATTTCCATTCCCGCCGTGGCCTGCTGATGCTGGTCGGTCGCCGCCGCCGCCTGCTGGACTATGTCAAGCGCAAGGACCAGAGCCGCTACGAAACACTGATCAAGCGCCTCGGCCTGCGTCGCTGA
- the pnp gene encoding polyribonucleotide nucleotidyltransferase — protein sequence MFNYFRKEIEWGGRPLVLETGKIARQADGAVVVTYGDTVVLCTAVGAKSVKPGQDFFPLTVNYQEKAYAAGKIPGGFFKREGRPSEAEVLNSRLIDRPIRPLFPENFRNEVQVVATVLSHDMENDPAVVALIGCSAALTLSGIPFFGPVAAARVGYSDGAYILNPTISQVRDSDLDLVVAGTAEGVLMVESEASELSEDVMLGAVTFGHEAFQPVIDLIIDLAESAAKAPWDLAEPTAEEIKLRKKVDKAGRALIAEAYKERAKQVRYKKVAAAREAILAKIGEADADAAKPMIKDLEADVVRTEVLDTGYRIDGRDLETIRPIVSEVGILPRAHGSALFTRGETQALVVATLGTAQDEQVVDALEGEYRTNFMLHYNFPPFSVGECGRMGSPGRREIGHGKLAWRAIHPLLPGKDTFPYTMRVVSEITESNGSSSMATVCGTSLALMDAGVPLKRPVAGIAMGLIKEDDDFAVLSDILGDEDHLGDMDFKVAGTEQGVTALQMDIKITSITPEIMKIALGQARQGRLHILGEMAKALTEGRSDVSSSAPKITTISVPKEKIRDVIGQGGKVIREIVEYSGAKIDINDDGTIMIAATSDDQATKAIERIRGIVAEPEVGQIYNGKVVKTADFGAFVNFLGPRDGLVHISELAQGRVSKTTDVVKQGDEVKVKVLGFDDRGKVKLSMRVVDQETGADITETVGAKPGRAPAAR from the coding sequence ATGTTCAATTATTTTCGCAAGGAAATCGAGTGGGGCGGTCGTCCGCTGGTGCTGGAAACGGGCAAGATCGCCCGTCAGGCCGATGGCGCGGTGGTTGTCACCTATGGCGATACGGTGGTGCTGTGCACGGCTGTCGGCGCCAAGAGCGTAAAGCCGGGGCAGGATTTCTTCCCGCTTACGGTCAACTATCAGGAAAAAGCCTACGCCGCGGGCAAGATTCCCGGTGGCTTCTTCAAGCGTGAGGGCCGCCCGAGCGAGGCCGAGGTCCTGAACTCCCGCCTGATCGACCGTCCGATCCGGCCGCTCTTCCCCGAAAACTTCCGTAACGAAGTGCAGGTCGTGGCCACCGTGCTGAGCCATGACATGGAAAATGATCCGGCGGTCGTGGCGCTGATCGGCTGTTCGGCGGCGCTGACGCTGTCGGGCATTCCGTTCTTCGGCCCGGTTGCCGCCGCCCGCGTGGGGTACAGCGATGGCGCGTACATCCTGAACCCGACCATTTCGCAGGTCCGCGACAGCGACCTCGATCTGGTCGTGGCCGGAACGGCCGAAGGCGTGCTGATGGTCGAGTCCGAGGCCAGCGAACTGTCCGAGGACGTGATGCTGGGCGCCGTGACCTTCGGCCATGAAGCCTTCCAGCCGGTGATCGACCTGATCATCGACCTGGCCGAGAGTGCCGCCAAGGCGCCGTGGGATCTGGCCGAGCCGACGGCCGAGGAAATCAAGCTGCGCAAGAAGGTGGACAAGGCCGGTCGCGCCCTGATCGCCGAAGCCTACAAGGAACGCGCCAAGCAGGTGCGTTACAAGAAGGTCGCCGCCGCGCGTGAAGCGATCCTCGCCAAGATCGGTGAGGCCGACGCCGACGCCGCCAAGCCGATGATCAAGGATCTGGAAGCCGACGTGGTGCGCACCGAGGTGCTGGACACCGGCTACCGCATCGACGGGCGTGATCTGGAAACGATTCGCCCCATCGTGTCCGAAGTCGGCATCCTGCCGCGCGCGCATGGCTCCGCCCTGTTTACCCGTGGCGAGACGCAGGCGCTGGTTGTCGCCACGCTGGGCACGGCGCAGGATGAGCAGGTGGTGGACGCGCTGGAAGGCGAATACCGCACCAATTTCATGCTGCACTACAACTTCCCCCCCTTCTCGGTGGGTGAGTGCGGGCGCATGGGTTCCCCGGGCCGTCGTGAAATCGGGCATGGCAAGCTGGCGTGGCGCGCCATCCACCCGCTGCTGCCGGGCAAGGATACGTTCCCGTACACCATGCGTGTCGTCTCCGAGATCACGGAAAGCAACGGCTCCTCCTCCATGGCCACGGTGTGCGGCACCTCGCTTGCGCTGATGGACGCGGGCGTTCCGCTCAAGCGCCCGGTCGCCGGTATCGCCATGGGCCTGATCAAGGAAGATGACGATTTCGCCGTGCTGTCCGACATCCTCGGCGACGAGGATCACCTGGGCGACATGGACTTCAAGGTGGCTGGCACCGAGCAGGGCGTGACCGCGCTGCAGATGGACATCAAGATCACGTCCATCACGCCTGAAATCATGAAGATCGCGCTGGGCCAGGCCCGTCAGGGCCGTCTGCACATCCTGGGCGAGATGGCCAAGGCGCTGACCGAAGGCCGTTCGGATGTGTCCTCCTCCGCACCGAAGATCACCACGATCTCCGTGCCGAAGGAAAAAATCCGCGATGTGATCGGTCAGGGCGGTAAAGTCATTCGTGAGATCGTTGAATATTCGGGTGCGAAGATCGATATCAACGATGACGGCACGATCATGATCGCCGCGACCTCCGACGATCAGGCCACAAAGGCCATCGAGCGGATCCGTGGCATCGTGGCCGAACCCGAAGTGGGCCAGATCTATAATGGTAAGGTGGTGAAGACCGCCGATTTCGGGGCGTTCGTGAACTTCCTTGGCCCGCGTGACGGTCTTGTTCACATCTCCGAACTGGCGCAGGGCCGCGTCTCCAAGACGACCGATGTCGTCAAGCAGGGGGACGAGGTGAAGGTGAAGGTTCTGGGCTTCGACGATCGCGGCAAGGTCAAGCTGTCCATGCGCGTGGTCGATCAGGAAACCGGCGCCGACATTACCGAGACAGTGGGCGCCAAGCCCGGTCGTGCGCCTGCCGCGCGCTGA
- the truB gene encoding tRNA pseudouridine(55) synthase TruB — protein sequence MRRKRGRPLDGWVVIDKPSGMTSTQVVGRVRYLFDAAKAGHGGTLDPLATGLLPVALGKATKTVPYIMDGTKRYHFTLRIGEARDSDDAEGSVTARSGIRPDNAAFEAALGAFRGDIMQVPPVFSALKVGGKRSYDMARAGNAPDLPPRPARIDRFELIARPDADTAVFEVESGKGVYMRALARDIALACGTVGHVAALRRLRVGPFDESDAIVLDKIVASADNAPAPPDLLLPVATALADIPALALTREEADALSYGQALDLGVLADRMPAHTDPRSGVVRAMDGARVVGLCRPVDGWLRSVRML from the coding sequence ATGCGACGCAAACGTGGACGCCCGCTTGACGGCTGGGTTGTGATCGACAAGCCATCAGGCATGACTTCCACCCAGGTTGTCGGGCGCGTGCGCTATCTGTTCGATGCGGCCAAGGCGGGCCATGGCGGCACGCTCGACCCGCTGGCCACCGGCCTGCTGCCCGTGGCGCTGGGCAAGGCGACCAAGACCGTGCCCTATATCATGGACGGCACGAAGCGTTACCATTTCACCCTGCGTATAGGCGAGGCGCGCGACAGTGACGACGCCGAGGGCAGTGTGACCGCGCGCTCCGGCATCCGCCCCGACAACGCGGCGTTCGAGGCCGCGCTGGGCGCGTTCCGGGGTGACATCATGCAGGTGCCGCCAGTGTTTTCCGCCCTGAAGGTGGGGGGCAAACGCTCCTATGACATGGCGCGCGCGGGCAACGCGCCCGACCTGCCGCCGCGCCCCGCGCGGATCGACCGCTTCGAACTGATCGCCCGGCCCGATGCCGATACGGCGGTGTTCGAGGTGGAATCAGGCAAGGGGGTGTACATGCGCGCCCTCGCGCGCGATATCGCGCTGGCCTGCGGCACGGTGGGTCATGTCGCGGCGCTGCGGCGGCTCAGGGTCGGGCCTTTTGATGAATCCGATGCGATTGTGCTGGACAAAATTGTCGCAAGCGCCGACAACGCGCCTGCTCCACCGGATCTGCTCCTTCCGGTCGCGACCGCGCTGGCCGACATCCCGGCGCTGGCCCTGACACGTGAGGAAGCGGATGCCCTGTCATACGGCCAGGCACTTGACCTGGGCGTTCTGGCGGACCGGATGCCGGCGCACACCGACCCCCGCAGCGGGGTCGTGCGTGCAATGGACGGGGCGCGTGTGGTCGGGCTGTGCCGCCCCGTGGATGGCTGGCTGCGATCAGTACGCATGCTGTGA
- a CDS encoding RNA-binding protein translates to MTKIPRKRRRPTSDQGHPHAEDAGDMADEERGPLRRCAVTRLRLPREEMVRFVISPDGVVIPDLSARLPGRGIWLSARADVLETARTRGVFARAARGRVVIHPDLTHLVEDGLLRRMMDVAGLARRAGQIVCGFAKVREWVVGGRAGLVIQAADGSPDERKRVLSGARDLPVTVVPTASGLGAAFGRDHVVHAAMLHGELARRFRIESERFAGLSGRTGPNSAERSVGRCEQAGT, encoded by the coding sequence GTGACGAAAATACCACGCAAGAGGAGACGTCCGACGTCTGATCAGGGTCATCCCCACGCGGAAGACGCAGGCGACATGGCCGACGAGGAACGCGGCCCGCTGCGCCGCTGCGCCGTGACGCGGCTCCGTCTGCCCAGGGAGGAAATGGTCAGGTTCGTCATTTCCCCCGACGGAGTCGTGATCCCTGATCTTTCCGCACGTCTGCCCGGACGGGGAATTTGGTTGAGCGCACGCGCGGATGTGTTAGAAACGGCACGCACACGTGGCGTCTTTGCCCGCGCGGCACGGGGAAGGGTTGTTATTCACCCTGACCTGACCCATCTTGTGGAAGACGGGCTGCTGCGGCGCATGATGGATGTCGCGGGGCTGGCACGGCGGGCCGGGCAGATTGTCTGCGGTTTCGCCAAGGTGCGTGAGTGGGTTGTGGGCGGTCGCGCCGGTCTGGTGATCCAGGCGGCCGATGGCAGCCCCGACGAGAGGAAGAGAGTTTTGTCCGGTGCACGGGACCTTCCGGTTACGGTTGTTCCTACGGCATCGGGTCTGGGTGCGGCATTTGGCCGCGACCATGTTGTTCATGCAGCCATGCTGCATGGTGAACTGGCGCGCCGTTTCCGTATCGAGAGTGAACGTTTTGCGGGTTTGTCCGGCAGGACTGGCCCGAATTCGGCGGAGCGGTCCGTCGGACGGTGTGAACAGGCGGGTACATGA